One window of the Spirochaetota bacterium genome contains the following:
- a CDS encoding aldehyde ferredoxin oxidoreductase, whose translation MDKILRIDMGAAGGPKVSEEPVGAYAGLGGRAMTSTIVSKEVPPLCHALGAENKLVFAPGLLSGSAAVISGRLSVGCKSPLTGTIKEANSGGQAAIAIARHGYAAIVLEGKPVKDELYVIHIKKGEVTIKPDKSLKLLPNYDLVDKLKATYGDKIVCMSIGPAGEMKLGAATIAVTDMEMRPSRHAGRGGVGAVMGAKGVKAIVLDTTDLKMRQPKDPDKFRAANKKFTEGLKSHPVTGQALPAFGTNVLTNILCEAGGYPTRNFSHGVYADAAKISGETIADIETKRGGLATHGCHTGCVIQCSGTYVDKNGKFVSKQPEYETVWAHGGNCCISDPDVIAQLDFLDDNYGVDTIEMGATIGVAMEAGIIEFGDAQGAIRLVNEVGKGTPLGRILGSGAEVTGRAFGVERVPVVKGQAMPAYDPRAVQGIGVTYATSPMGADHTAGYAIATNILKVGGFVDPLKPEGQIELSRNLQIATAAVDSTGMCLFIAFAVLDQPETFQALIDLLNAFYGLSLTADDVAALGKQVLSVERDFNARAGFTAKQDRLPRYFLTEKFMPHNVVFDVKDEDLDRVFNW comes from the coding sequence ATGGACAAGATTTTAAGGATCGACATGGGGGCCGCCGGCGGCCCAAAGGTTTCTGAAGAGCCTGTGGGCGCATACGCGGGCCTTGGCGGGAGGGCAATGACCTCCACCATCGTCTCGAAGGAAGTTCCCCCGCTCTGCCACGCCCTGGGCGCGGAAAACAAGCTTGTGTTCGCCCCCGGGCTGCTTTCCGGCTCCGCGGCGGTCATTTCCGGAAGGCTCTCGGTAGGATGCAAGAGCCCGCTTACCGGCACCATCAAAGAGGCGAATTCGGGCGGACAGGCGGCGATTGCCATTGCGCGCCACGGCTATGCCGCGATCGTGCTCGAGGGCAAGCCCGTGAAGGACGAGCTCTACGTCATTCACATCAAGAAGGGCGAGGTAACGATCAAGCCGGACAAGAGTCTCAAGCTCCTTCCCAACTACGACCTAGTTGACAAACTGAAGGCGACATACGGCGACAAGATCGTGTGCATGTCGATTGGCCCGGCGGGAGAGATGAAACTGGGCGCGGCCACCATAGCGGTCACCGATATGGAGATGCGTCCCAGCAGGCACGCGGGACGGGGCGGCGTGGGCGCAGTCATGGGTGCGAAGGGCGTAAAGGCCATCGTGCTCGATACGACCGATCTCAAGATGCGCCAGCCCAAAGATCCCGATAAGTTCCGCGCAGCGAACAAGAAATTCACCGAAGGGCTCAAGAGCCACCCGGTTACGGGACAGGCGCTGCCTGCGTTTGGCACAAACGTACTCACGAACATCCTCTGCGAAGCGGGCGGATACCCGACGCGGAACTTTTCTCACGGCGTATACGCGGACGCCGCGAAGATCAGCGGCGAGACCATCGCCGATATCGAGACCAAGCGCGGCGGCCTCGCGACCCACGGATGCCACACCGGATGCGTCATACAGTGTTCGGGCACCTATGTGGACAAGAACGGGAAGTTCGTCTCCAAGCAGCCGGAATATGAGACGGTATGGGCGCACGGTGGAAACTGCTGCATATCCGACCCGGACGTGATCGCGCAGCTTGACTTCCTTGACGACAATTACGGGGTCGACACGATCGAGATGGGAGCGACGATTGGCGTTGCCATGGAGGCCGGGATTATCGAGTTCGGTGACGCACAGGGGGCAATCCGCCTGGTGAACGAGGTGGGAAAGGGAACGCCGCTCGGGCGCATTCTCGGCAGCGGCGCCGAGGTGACGGGCAGGGCCTTTGGCGTGGAGCGCGTCCCCGTGGTGAAGGGGCAGGCAATGCCCGCCTATGACCCGCGCGCGGTGCAGGGGATCGGTGTTACGTACGCGACGAGCCCTATGGGCGCCGACCATACGGCCGGCTACGCGATCGCGACCAACATCCTCAAGGTGGGCGGCTTCGTAGACCCGCTCAAGCCGGAAGGACAGATCGAGCTCTCGCGTAATCTTCAAATCGCGACCGCCGCGGTCGACTCGACCGGAATGTGCCTTTTCATCGCCTTCGCCGTGCTTGACCAGCCCGAGACCTTCCAGGCGCTCATTGATTTACTGAATGCCTTTTACGGCCTCTCGCTCACCGCCGACGACGTGGCGGCGCTGGGCAAACAGGTGCTTTCTGTAGAGCGCGACTTCAACGCGCGCGCCGGCTTCACCGCGAAGCAGGACCGGCTGCCCCGCTACTTCCTGACCGAGAAGTTCATGCCGCATAACGTCGTGTTCGACGTGAAGGACGAGGACCTCGACAGGGTTTTCAACTGGTAA
- the larE gene encoding ATP-dependent sacrificial sulfur transferase LarE has product MTKLAFLKELIRACESALVAFSGGVDSALVLAVAREALGGRVLAVTAVSDLHAPEERGMAEEIAQILGVRHEVAPIDLLAVDCVRANTRDRCYHCKKEIFSGLIERARAERLACVLDGTNADDEGAYRPGKRALAELGVKSPLRDAGLSKDEVRELARMYGLPSHDRPAAPCLATRIPYGTALSADILKRIGLAEKLLHERGFRVCRVRVHGDVARIEVPRADMPAFLDGDFADALTRDFRGLGFAYIALDIRGFRSGSMDETG; this is encoded by the coding sequence ATGACAAAGCTCGCATTCCTGAAGGAGCTCATCCGCGCCTGTGAAAGCGCGCTCGTCGCCTTTTCCGGCGGTGTGGACAGCGCGCTCGTGCTTGCCGTTGCGCGCGAGGCGCTGGGGGGGCGCGTCCTCGCGGTTACGGCCGTATCGGACCTCCACGCGCCGGAAGAGCGCGGCATGGCCGAGGAGATCGCCCAAATCCTGGGGGTTCGTCATGAGGTGGCGCCGATAGACCTCCTGGCCGTAGACTGCGTGAGGGCCAACACGCGGGACCGCTGCTATCATTGCAAGAAGGAGATTTTTTCCGGACTCATCGAGCGTGCGCGCGCCGAACGCCTCGCCTGCGTGCTGGACGGAACCAACGCCGACGACGAAGGGGCGTATCGGCCCGGGAAGAGGGCGCTTGCGGAGCTCGGGGTAAAAAGCCCCTTGCGGGATGCGGGGCTTTCCAAGGACGAGGTGCGGGAGCTCGCGCGCATGTATGGCCTGCCCTCGCACGACCGGCCCGCGGCGCCGTGCCTGGCGACGCGCATCCCCTATGGGACAGCGTTATCGGCGGATATATTAAAGAGGATTGGCCTCGCGGAGAAGCTTCTCCATGAGCGGGGATTTCGCGTGTGTCGGGTGAGGGTGCACGGCGACGTCGCGCGCATCGAGGTTCCGCGGGCGGACATGCCGGCGTTCCTGGACGGGGATTTCGCAGATGCGCTCACGCGGGATTTCAGGGGGCTGGGGTTCGCATACATCGCGCTGGACATCCGGGGCTTCCGCTCGGGAAGCATGGACGAAACCGGGTAA
- a CDS encoding methyltransferase domain-containing protein, with the protein MKHDKNNHEGYIYALRFKWLTAVYDLFVGATMRERRFKSALIRQAHIREGSTILDVGCGTATLTVMIKNAHPDATVYGVDGDPAILARAADKASREGVQLSFKEAMSDSLPYPDGHFDRVFSSLMFHHLTTDKKVATLKEIYRVLKKGGALFIADFGRPSNLMMKIIFSIIRILDSPETTLDNVKGLIPARMESAGFKEVAVTYSLNTVFGTVCFYRGEKR; encoded by the coding sequence ATGAAACACGATAAGAACAATCATGAAGGCTATATCTACGCCCTGCGCTTTAAATGGCTGACCGCGGTATACGATTTATTCGTGGGGGCCACCATGCGGGAAAGGCGGTTCAAGTCCGCGCTTATACGCCAGGCGCACATCCGGGAGGGGAGCACGATCCTCGACGTGGGGTGCGGCACGGCGACGCTTACGGTGATGATCAAGAACGCGCATCCCGATGCCACGGTGTACGGTGTGGACGGGGACCCGGCAATACTGGCGAGGGCCGCCGATAAAGCTTCGAGGGAGGGGGTGCAGCTTTCCTTCAAGGAAGCGATGTCGGACTCGTTGCCGTATCCGGACGGGCATTTCGACCGGGTCTTTTCCAGCCTCATGTTCCATCATCTCACGACGGATAAAAAGGTCGCGACGTTGAAAGAGATTTACCGGGTCCTGAAAAAGGGTGGAGCGCTCTTCATCGCCGATTTCGGCAGGCCGTCGAATCTCATGATGAAAATCATTTTTTCGATTATCCGCATTCTGGACAGCCCTGAGACGACGCTGGACAACGTGAAGGGGCTCATCCCGGCGCGCATGGAATCCGCGGGGTTCAAAGAGGTCGCGGTCACGTACTCGCTGAACACCGTCTTTGGAACCGTATGTTTTTACAGGGGGGAGAAACGTTGA
- a CDS encoding DUF1801 domain-containing protein yields the protein MRNVEIDEKIIFKTIRKMLAAYKGRLISRRNVNDYYDLWSRKEIMIEGKRRKEVFFAAVRRQGSYVGFYFMPVYLESKLQEMFGEPLRKLLKGKSHFHIREMNEELKSEIARCLEAGYRLYEVRRWI from the coding sequence ATGAGAAACGTAGAAATCGACGAAAAAATTATTTTCAAGACGATTCGGAAAATGCTTGCCGCTTACAAGGGCAGGCTTATCTCGCGCAGAAACGTAAACGATTATTATGACCTTTGGTCGCGGAAGGAAATCATGATCGAAGGGAAAAGGAGAAAAGAAGTGTTTTTCGCCGCCGTCCGAAGGCAGGGAAGCTATGTGGGATTCTACTTCATGCCGGTATACCTGGAATCGAAACTCCAGGAGATGTTCGGCGAGCCCTTGCGGAAGCTCCTCAAGGGAAAATCCCACTTTCATATAAGGGAAATGAACGAGGAGCTCAAGTCCGAAATCGCGAGATGCCTCGAAGCCGGCTACCGGCTCTACGAAGTACGGCGCTGGATTTAA
- a CDS encoding radical SAM/SPASM family putative metalloenzyme maturase produces MTMDNENARAGGNAPAALKDHPARLFVEVTTRCNLRCGMCVKQSGGGNIAQGDLSEAHFRALEPAFPRLEGLVLSGIGEPLLHPGLEEFVARAKSLMPSHGRVGFQTNGILLAAERARALMRSGVDRVCVSADSVAPGASCAASGLHPTDAMKAVEILVDAARREGRGDFQAGIEFVAMRENLMELPRVLEGAARRGIRFALVTQLLPYDAPMVRHAAYDTNTDAALEFYERWEECAAARATDISLYFRALGRYSRTPAEAGVLRLAKEMVDEAAAQGVSLNIKSLLARDGAMLARTREAFAEARACAERYGIELTLPETVPHSARRCDFVEEGSVFVSWDGKVHPCHFLWHRFTCYLGGVMNTVKPFVFGDLGESPIIDIWNAGEFASFRKGVLRYDFPFCYDCSLALCDLVQTEDFEQDCHISPVPCAACLWCTGLFNCMR; encoded by the coding sequence ATGACAATGGACAATGAAAACGCGCGCGCGGGGGGAAATGCCCCCGCAGCCCTGAAAGACCATCCCGCAAGGCTCTTTGTGGAGGTGACCACGCGCTGTAATCTTCGCTGCGGCATGTGCGTGAAGCAGAGCGGGGGAGGGAACATCGCCCAAGGGGACCTCTCGGAGGCGCATTTCCGGGCGCTCGAGCCCGCATTTCCACGGTTGGAGGGACTGGTTCTCTCCGGAATCGGCGAGCCGCTCCTCCACCCGGGGCTCGAGGAATTCGTAGCCAGGGCGAAATCACTCATGCCGTCCCATGGGCGGGTGGGCTTCCAGACGAACGGAATATTATTAGCGGCGGAGAGGGCGCGGGCGCTGATGCGCTCGGGGGTTGACCGCGTGTGCGTTTCCGCCGACAGCGTCGCGCCGGGCGCCTCCTGCGCTGCGAGCGGCCTTCACCCGACCGACGCCATGAAAGCGGTCGAAATTCTCGTCGACGCGGCGCGCCGGGAAGGGCGGGGGGACTTCCAGGCCGGTATAGAGTTCGTCGCCATGCGCGAAAATTTAATGGAGCTGCCGCGCGTGCTGGAAGGGGCTGCCCGGCGGGGGATACGGTTCGCCCTGGTCACCCAGCTCCTTCCCTACGACGCCCCCATGGTCCGACACGCGGCTTACGACACGAACACCGATGCCGCGCTCGAATTCTACGAACGTTGGGAGGAATGTGCCGCCGCCCGGGCAACCGATATCTCCCTGTACTTCCGCGCGCTGGGCCGATATTCCCGCACCCCCGCCGAGGCGGGGGTGCTCAGGCTCGCGAAGGAAATGGTGGACGAGGCGGCCGCGCAGGGCGTGTCGCTCAACATTAAAAGTCTCCTGGCGCGCGACGGCGCGATGCTCGCGCGCACGCGCGAGGCCTTCGCGGAGGCCCGCGCGTGCGCAGAGCGGTACGGCATCGAGCTCACGCTCCCCGAGACCGTCCCCCACAGCGCGCGCCGGTGCGACTTCGTGGAGGAGGGAAGCGTCTTCGTCTCGTGGGACGGGAAGGTGCATCCGTGCCACTTCCTCTGGCACCGGTTCACCTGCTACCTGGGGGGTGTGATGAACACGGTGAAGCCCTTCGTGTTCGGTGACCTGGGGGAGAGTCCGATCATTGATATCTGGAACGCCGGGGAATTCGCATCGTTCCGGAAGGGAGTGCTTCGGTACGACTTTCCCTTCTGTTACGACTGCAGTCTCGCGCTGTGCGACCTGGTGCAGACGGAGGACTTCGAGCAGGACTGCCATATCAGCCCCGTGCCCTGCGCCGCGTGCCTGTGGTGCACGGGGTTGTTCAACTGCATGAGGTGA
- a CDS encoding class I SAM-dependent methyltransferase, with the protein MNAKRKWDRTSYFYDLWAAPMEMMGGREWRPMLFSELPGGRILEIGVGTGVNFEYYPDGARDYTGIDISPKMLAKARARADRLGKKIELLEMDAGDLKFPDNSFDAVFTTCVLCSVPDAIGALREMRRVLKKDGTAIFLEHMRPDKGLLGIVFDMMNPLTSRLIGFNVNRRTVGHIREAGFGIIEERHLLRDIFRYLKARP; encoded by the coding sequence ATGAACGCAAAAAGGAAATGGGACCGCACCTCGTATTTTTACGATCTATGGGCCGCACCCATGGAGATGATGGGCGGCCGCGAGTGGAGGCCCATGCTCTTCTCCGAATTGCCCGGGGGACGGATTCTGGAAATCGGTGTCGGGACGGGAGTGAATTTCGAATACTACCCGGACGGAGCGCGCGACTATACCGGGATTGATATCAGCCCTAAAATGCTCGCGAAGGCGCGTGCGCGCGCGGACAGGCTCGGCAAGAAAATCGAGCTTCTGGAAATGGACGCGGGCGATCTTAAATTTCCCGACAATTCCTTCGATGCCGTATTCACCACCTGCGTCTTGTGCTCGGTGCCCGACGCGATTGGCGCGCTCCGTGAAATGAGGAGGGTGCTGAAAAAGGACGGCACGGCGATTTTCCTGGAGCACATGCGGCCCGACAAGGGACTGCTGGGGATCGTGTTCGATATGATGAATCCCCTCACCTCGCGGCTCATTGGCTTTAACGTCAACAGGCGTACGGTCGGGCATATCAGGGAGGCGGGATTCGGAATCATCGAGGAGCGGCATCTGCTGCGGGATATTTTCAGGTATTTAAAGGCGAGGCCGTGA
- a CDS encoding MoaD/ThiS family protein, with protein MHVTVKLFASLRTGRFEARTMELNPGTSVRTVVETLGIPLNEVTLILVDHRHRDLDFELSDGQTCALFPPVGGG; from the coding sequence ATACACGTGACGGTAAAACTTTTCGCCTCGCTCAGAACCGGGCGCTTCGAGGCGCGCACCATGGAGCTCAATCCGGGGACCAGCGTGCGCACGGTCGTCGAGACGCTCGGCATCCCCTTGAACGAGGTGACCCTGATCCTCGTGGATCACAGGCACCGGGACCTGGACTTCGAGCTTTCGGACGGCCAGACCTGCGCACTTTTCCCCCCGGTGGGCGGGGGATGA
- a CDS encoding YHS domain-containing protein → MKRFQITTLTLALCMTFAFAACGESEHHEHKHGSSKAQTECPVLGGAIDKSLYADYKGERIYFCCKGCPEEFSKNPEKYMKKLRDQGVELEKSPAPVKK, encoded by the coding sequence ATGAAGAGATTTCAAATCACCACCCTCACGCTCGCGCTGTGCATGACGTTCGCGTTCGCCGCGTGCGGGGAAAGCGAGCATCACGAGCACAAGCACGGGTCGTCCAAGGCGCAGACGGAGTGTCCCGTACTGGGAGGAGCGATCGATAAATCCCTCTACGCGGATTACAAGGGAGAGCGGATATATTTTTGCTGCAAGGGATGCCCCGAGGAGTTCAGCAAGAACCCGGAAAAGTACATGAAGAAGCTCAGGGACCAGGGTGTGGAGCTCGAGAAGTCCCCGGCGCCGGTTAAAAAATAA
- a CDS encoding PadR family transcriptional regulator, with protein MSLHHAILGMLNYKPMSGYDFKAIFDESINFFWSAKLSQIYRELGSLESRGLVSSIIEPQTGKPDKKIYHITDEGRAIFRDWMNKFPSVLRAPIREEFSIRVFFGSALQKEELEYQLGKFIKEGREELESLAAVEKIIEVFSREIGKPEERFFWGLVLKRGRMITEASVRWAEESLVELSGARSKERKRNASNRR; from the coding sequence ATGTCCCTGCACCACGCAATACTCGGTATGTTGAATTATAAACCCATGTCAGGGTACGATTTTAAGGCGATATTCGACGAATCCATAAACTTTTTCTGGTCCGCAAAACTCAGCCAGATTTACCGTGAACTCGGGTCCCTGGAATCCCGCGGGCTGGTGTCTTCAATAATCGAACCGCAGACAGGAAAACCGGATAAAAAAATTTACCACATAACCGATGAAGGGAGAGCGATATTCCGGGACTGGATGAATAAATTTCCCAGTGTATTACGGGCCCCGATCAGAGAGGAATTTTCAATACGCGTATTTTTTGGGTCCGCGCTTCAAAAAGAAGAGCTGGAGTATCAACTGGGGAAATTTATCAAAGAGGGCAGGGAAGAACTGGAATCGCTGGCCGCGGTTGAAAAAATAATCGAGGTATTTTCCAGGGAAATAGGCAAGCCGGAAGAACGGTTTTTCTGGGGGCTGGTGTTAAAAAGGGGACGCATGATCACGGAGGCGTCCGTGCGTTGGGCGGAGGAGTCCCTGGTCGAGTTATCGGGAGCGCGCTCCAAGGAAAGAAAACGGAATGCTTCGAACCGGCGGTGA
- a CDS encoding HesA/MoeB/ThiF family protein: MSTLRDYVTSAARDGHIAAADIRAVADCFGFGLRETEEVALELGIMPERYLRNTGSISMEEQLKLLRSTVAVIGCGGLGGCLIEILARLGVGRLIVFDPDSFEEHNFNRQLLCDTVSIGTPKSDAAVRRAAAVNPAVEVAAYRAAFTRSFGRAEIAGAHAVADALDDIQARLELAVACRGLGVPLVHGAIAGWYGQVAVQFPGEKILETVYPASGQAKGVEVRTGNPAFTPWAVASLQAAEISKILLGRPTALRGKLLCIDLENMDFQAVDIR, encoded by the coding sequence ATGAGCACGCTCAGGGATTACGTCACGAGCGCCGCGCGCGACGGGCACATCGCCGCCGCCGATATTCGCGCCGTCGCGGATTGCTTTGGCTTCGGCCTGCGCGAGACCGAGGAGGTCGCACTGGAGCTCGGCATCATGCCGGAGCGGTATCTGCGCAACACCGGCTCCATTTCCATGGAAGAACAGCTGAAGCTGCTGCGGAGCACCGTCGCGGTTATCGGCTGCGGGGGGCTGGGGGGCTGCCTCATCGAGATCCTCGCGCGCCTGGGTGTGGGGAGGCTCATCGTCTTCGATCCGGACTCCTTCGAGGAGCATAACTTCAACCGCCAGCTTTTATGCGACACCGTGTCTATCGGAACCCCAAAATCCGACGCGGCGGTCCGCCGCGCGGCAGCGGTGAACCCGGCGGTCGAGGTGGCGGCCTATCGCGCCGCGTTCACCCGCTCCTTCGGGCGCGCGGAAATCGCCGGCGCGCACGCCGTCGCCGACGCGTTGGACGATATCCAGGCGCGCCTGGAGCTCGCCGTGGCGTGCCGGGGGCTGGGCGTTCCGCTGGTGCACGGGGCCATCGCGGGATGGTATGGCCAGGTTGCGGTGCAGTTCCCCGGGGAAAAGATTCTTGAAACCGTCTACCCGGCCTCCGGTCAGGCAAAGGGCGTGGAGGTGAGGACCGGAAACCCCGCGTTTACGCCGTGGGCCGTGGCGAGCCTCCAGGCTGCCGAGATAAGCAAAATACTCCTGGGCCGCCCGACCGCGCTGCGCGGCAAGCTCCTCTGCATCGATCTGGAAAACATGGATTTCCAGGCCGTAGATATCCGGTGA
- a CDS encoding cadherin-like beta sandwich domain-containing protein yields MRSFTRLSACVLAGAFVFLSLAGCDHGSGKITEFESGLSDDALIKTLAISEGELNYPFNPSDFAYTLTVRNGVSAIRVTPVLDHRKAVMTVNGQRLASGAESPSLTVNVGDDNRLIIAVTAEDGSAHTYRITVVRNAEETECATLGELSVSGITGLDPAFDAASATRIYTAETQAEQVGLTAAAAWEALGACVEITHNDIPVTDPACLDLVIGMNIIVIAITAADGASTDSYTLKILRRSSASDNANLSVLAIDGVSALTPAFDPGDTANSDYAATVSASMVPIRVTATPQSTEATVAYFLDGAAVSDPASIDLPLDTNSLLVRVTGGDGTTIRDYTITITKTTGNTNAKLSAMAFVTGVNSSMRPLYHAFGTPDAAGFQAERTSYAAVVYACATIDLTVTAQDPNVSSISINGGSGEHAAGVKTVSVSLTKGLVTDVGVTVTAEDGASTATYTLAVKLLNMEEFYWGIYAPLMNNSFARWESKFGSKLPTKTVNIGGLVAGNLEWYLGYTEGTKILNRLTLTDYKDGNHDGEGFTIRVPYNDNGGAAAYDGFVVNGQTQGILQSAFVKDGIQTGTYAVTTPWGDSIGTVDFHYVIDDGNKVVDPNSYVTFHYMGEDQVILYQGSSAPYPFGTGYDWRAAWDDGL; encoded by the coding sequence ATGCGTTCTTTCACGCGTCTTTCCGCGTGCGTGCTGGCCGGCGCGTTCGTGTTTCTCTCGCTCGCCGGTTGCGATCACGGCAGCGGCAAAATAACCGAATTCGAGAGCGGGTTGAGCGATGACGCGCTCATTAAAACACTCGCGATCTCTGAGGGGGAGCTCAATTATCCCTTCAATCCATCGGACTTCGCCTACACGCTCACCGTGCGTAACGGCGTTAGCGCGATCCGCGTTACGCCGGTGCTCGATCACCGCAAGGCGGTCATGACGGTGAACGGGCAAAGGCTCGCGAGCGGGGCCGAATCGCCCTCCCTTACGGTGAACGTGGGAGACGACAACCGGCTGATCATAGCGGTAACGGCGGAAGACGGGAGCGCGCACACCTACCGGATCACCGTTGTACGCAACGCGGAAGAGACCGAGTGCGCGACGCTCGGGGAGCTGTCGGTGAGCGGCATCACCGGCCTCGACCCGGCTTTCGACGCGGCATCGGCGACCCGGATATACACGGCGGAGACACAGGCGGAACAGGTGGGCCTCACGGCCGCCGCGGCCTGGGAGGCGCTGGGGGCCTGTGTTGAAATCACCCATAACGATATACCCGTCACCGACCCGGCCTGTTTGGATCTCGTGATTGGCATGAACATCATCGTGATCGCGATTACCGCAGCGGACGGGGCGAGTACGGATTCCTATACGTTGAAAATTCTGCGCCGCTCCAGCGCGAGCGACAACGCGAACCTCTCGGTCCTCGCGATAGACGGGGTGAGCGCGCTCACCCCGGCGTTCGATCCCGGCGACACGGCCAATTCGGATTACGCCGCGACGGTTTCCGCGTCCATGGTCCCCATCCGGGTCACGGCGACGCCCCAGTCGACGGAGGCGACGGTCGCGTATTTCCTTGATGGCGCCGCGGTGTCCGATCCCGCGTCCATCGACCTCCCGCTTGACACGAATTCGCTCCTGGTGCGCGTGACCGGCGGGGACGGGACGACTATACGGGATTATACGATCACCATCACGAAGACGACGGGTAACACCAACGCGAAGCTTTCGGCCATGGCGTTCGTGACGGGGGTCAATTCGAGCATGAGGCCCCTCTATCACGCGTTCGGCACGCCGGATGCCGCCGGCTTTCAGGCGGAACGCACATCGTACGCGGCCGTGGTCTACGCGTGCGCAACGATCGATCTCACGGTGACCGCCCAGGACCCGAACGTTTCCTCGATCAGCATTAACGGCGGGAGCGGGGAGCACGCCGCCGGCGTGAAGACGGTGAGCGTTTCCCTCACGAAGGGCTTGGTGACCGACGTGGGCGTCACCGTGACCGCGGAGGACGGGGCGAGCACGGCGACCTACACGCTCGCGGTCAAGCTTCTGAACATGGAGGAATTCTACTGGGGAATTTATGCGCCGCTCATGAACAATTCCTTTGCGCGGTGGGAATCGAAGTTCGGCAGCAAGCTCCCCACCAAGACGGTGAACATCGGGGGGCTCGTGGCGGGAAACCTCGAATGGTACCTGGGTTATACGGAGGGGACCAAGATACTGAACCGGCTTACCCTGACGGATTACAAGGACGGGAACCATGACGGCGAGGGTTTCACGATCCGCGTGCCGTATAACGACAACGGCGGCGCGGCCGCGTACGACGGCTTCGTGGTGAACGGCCAGACCCAGGGCATACTCCAGAGCGCGTTCGTGAAGGACGGGATACAGACCGGTACGTATGCCGTCACCACGCCGTGGGGGGATTCCATAGGCACGGTGGACTTCCATTATGTGATCGACGACGGGAACAAGGTCGTGGACCCGAATTCCTACGTGACCTTCCACTACATGGGGGAGGACCAGGTGATTCTCTACCAGGGGAGCAGCGCCCCCTACCCGTTCGGTACCGGATACGACTGGCGCGCCGCGTGGGACGACGGGCTGTGA